One Cohnella candidum genomic region harbors:
- a CDS encoding RrF2 family transcriptional regulator has protein sequence MQFSKSTDYALHALIHLGHSERSSNVGIKELSGALNVSESYLSKIMSKLRQDGIVRAVPGVNGGYELARPADQITFLDVIQVIEGRQQLFECSNSNSRQHRLLAEEGGAQGDQQRPIKNECLVEKVMNGAEQHLYQYLQEHTIQSVLNEASQRSNREVNKK, from the coding sequence ATGCAATTCTCCAAAAGTACGGATTATGCCCTCCACGCCTTGATTCATCTGGGACACTCGGAGCGTTCCAGCAACGTCGGGATCAAGGAATTATCCGGGGCGCTTAACGTTTCCGAGAGTTATTTATCCAAAATCATGTCCAAGCTGAGGCAGGATGGAATCGTACGTGCCGTTCCGGGAGTTAACGGGGGTTACGAACTTGCGAGGCCGGCCGATCAGATTACCTTTCTGGATGTCATTCAAGTGATTGAAGGAAGACAGCAGTTATTCGAGTGTTCCAATTCGAATTCGCGGCAGCATCGGTTGTTGGCGGAAGAAGGGGGTGCGCAAGGGGATCAGCAACGTCCGATCAAAAACGAATGTTTGGTGGAGAAGGTCATGAACGGCGCGGAACAGCATCTGTACCAATACTTGCAAGAACATACGATTCAGTCGGTTTTGAATGAGGCATCCCAGCGGTCGAACCGCGAGGTAAACAAGAAGTGA
- a CDS encoding sugar phosphate isomerase/epimerase family protein yields the protein MRLGGQVYPERQDPESWVDAVRKAGFRAAVCPVNHEADGALIRAYRDAAAANDIFIAEVGAWSNPISADPEVRRQAMEYCAKQLALAEEIGAGCCVNIAGSRGEQWDGPHPDNFSDETFDLIVETVRGIIDQVNPSRTFFTLETMPWTYPDSADTYLALLRAIDRPAFAVHLDPVNMISSPRTYYRNGEMIRDFIAKLGPYIKNCHAKDIKLAGKLTVHLDEVLPGTGALDYRTFLTELGKLGPDTPLIIEHLATEQDYAAAAAFIRGTASELGISL from the coding sequence ATGAGACTGGGAGGACAAGTGTATCCGGAACGGCAGGATCCGGAAAGCTGGGTGGACGCCGTTCGCAAAGCGGGATTCCGCGCGGCGGTGTGTCCCGTGAACCACGAAGCGGACGGAGCGCTCATCCGCGCTTACCGGGACGCGGCGGCCGCGAACGATATCTTCATCGCCGAGGTAGGCGCGTGGAGCAATCCGATCAGCGCGGATCCGGAAGTGCGGCGTCAGGCCATGGAGTATTGCGCGAAGCAGCTCGCCTTGGCGGAGGAGATTGGGGCCGGGTGCTGCGTCAATATCGCGGGGTCGCGAGGCGAACAGTGGGACGGGCCGCACCCGGACAATTTTTCGGACGAGACCTTCGATCTCATCGTGGAGACGGTGCGCGGCATCATCGACCAAGTGAACCCGTCCCGGACGTTCTTCACGCTGGAGACGATGCCTTGGACGTACCCCGATTCTGCGGACACCTATTTGGCGCTGCTCAGGGCCATCGACCGTCCGGCGTTCGCCGTCCATCTGGACCCGGTCAACATGATCTCCAGCCCCCGCACGTATTATCGGAACGGCGAGATGATCCGTGATTTCATTGCCAAGCTCGGGCCCTATATCAAGAACTGCCATGCGAAGGACATCAAGCTGGCCGGCAAACTGACCGTTCACTTGGACGAGGTGCTGCCCGGGACGGGCGCGCTCGATTACCGGACGTTTCTGACGGAGCTGGGCAAGCTGGGACCCGATACGCCGCTGATCATCGAACATCTCGCCACGGAGCAAGACTATGCCGCCGCAGCGGCTTTCATCCGCGGTACCGCATCCGAGCTGGGAATCTCCCTGTAA
- a CDS encoding Gfo/Idh/MocA family protein, whose translation MEKLKVGIIGTGNISGIYFQNGKRFESMEVVACADIDVERAKAKAAEHGVRGCSVDELLADPEVQMVINLTIPQAHASVCMKALEAGKHVYVEKPLSVTREEGKQLLELAERKGLRVGCAPDTFLGGGIQTSIKLIEDGWIGTPIGATAFMTSSGPESWHPAPEFFYQIGGGPMFDMGPYYLTAMVAMLGPITRVTGSARISHAERTITSQPKFGQVVKVETPTHIAGVLDFASGPVGTLLTSFDIAGGSTLPRIEVYGSQGTLLVPDPNTFGGPVSVWRAGSREWSQIPLTHGKAENARGVGAADMAKAILTGRKHRANGAMANHVLEAMHGFHDASAQGKHYIMQSTCEKPAPLPLGLGDHELD comes from the coding sequence ATGGAGAAACTGAAAGTCGGCATTATCGGAACGGGCAACATCAGCGGCATTTATTTTCAGAACGGCAAACGATTCGAGTCGATGGAAGTCGTCGCCTGCGCGGACATCGACGTCGAACGCGCGAAAGCGAAAGCGGCCGAGCACGGCGTGCGCGGATGCTCGGTAGACGAGCTGCTGGCAGATCCGGAAGTCCAAATGGTCATCAACCTGACGATTCCGCAGGCGCATGCCTCGGTCTGCATGAAAGCCCTTGAAGCGGGCAAACACGTTTACGTCGAGAAGCCGCTCTCCGTTACCCGCGAGGAAGGCAAACAGCTGCTGGAGCTTGCCGAGCGCAAGGGACTTCGCGTCGGCTGCGCGCCGGACACGTTCCTCGGCGGCGGCATACAGACGAGCATCAAGCTGATCGAAGACGGCTGGATCGGCACGCCGATCGGCGCCACGGCCTTCATGACCAGCAGCGGCCCGGAAAGCTGGCACCCGGCTCCGGAGTTCTTCTACCAAATCGGCGGCGGCCCTATGTTCGACATGGGACCGTACTATTTGACGGCGATGGTCGCCATGCTCGGCCCCATCACCCGCGTCACCGGCTCTGCGCGGATCTCCCATGCGGAGCGGACGATCACGAGCCAGCCGAAATTCGGGCAAGTCGTGAAGGTTGAAACGCCGACGCACATCGCGGGCGTACTCGACTTCGCTTCCGGTCCGGTGGGCACGCTGCTCACCAGCTTCGACATCGCGGGCGGCTCCACGCTTCCGCGCATCGAAGTGTACGGCAGCCAAGGCACGCTGCTGGTGCCGGATCCGAACACGTTCGGCGGCCCTGTGTCCGTCTGGCGCGCGGGATCCCGCGAGTGGTCGCAGATTCCGCTCACCCACGGCAAAGCGGAGAACGCCCGCGGCGTCGGCGCGGCGGACATGGCCAAAGCCATCCTGACCGGCCGCAAGCACCGCGCGAACGGCGCGATGGCTAACCACGTGCTCGAGGCGATGCACGGCTTCCACGATGCATCGGCGCAAGGCAAGCATTACATCATGCAAAGCACCTGCGAGAAGCCGGCTCCGCTGCCGCTCGGACTGGGCGACCACGAGCTGGACTGA
- a CDS encoding ThuA domain-containing protein — translation MKKALIVWGGWDGHQPREVAGIFQELLEKEGFEVEVSDTLQAFADGEKLKGLDLIIPVWTMDKIDQKLVDNVSQAVQSGVGLAGCHGGMCDAFRENVDWQFMTGGQWVAHPGNDGVEYTVNVSNSSSPLVEGLEDFTVRSEQYYMHVDPAVEVLATTRFPVVPGPHSLNKAVDMPVVWTKRWGVGRVYYNSLGHQANIVEMPPVLELMRRGFLWAAQGKQS, via the coding sequence TTGAAAAAAGCGCTTATCGTATGGGGCGGTTGGGACGGCCATCAACCGAGAGAGGTTGCGGGCATTTTCCAGGAACTGCTCGAGAAGGAAGGATTCGAAGTCGAAGTATCGGACACCCTGCAGGCTTTCGCCGACGGGGAGAAGCTGAAGGGCCTCGATCTCATCATTCCGGTATGGACGATGGATAAAATCGATCAGAAGCTCGTGGACAACGTGTCCCAAGCGGTGCAGTCCGGCGTGGGATTGGCGGGCTGCCACGGCGGCATGTGCGACGCGTTCCGCGAGAACGTGGACTGGCAGTTCATGACAGGCGGCCAATGGGTTGCTCATCCCGGCAATGACGGCGTGGAGTACACGGTCAACGTATCGAACAGCTCCAGCCCATTAGTGGAGGGACTCGAGGATTTCACCGTGCGGAGCGAGCAATATTACATGCACGTCGACCCTGCGGTCGAAGTGCTCGCGACGACGCGCTTTCCGGTCGTGCCGGGGCCGCATTCACTCAACAAAGCGGTCGACATGCCGGTGGTTTGGACGAAACGCTGGGGAGTCGGCCGGGTGTATTACAACTCGCTCGGCCATCAGGCGAACATCGTGGAAATGCCGCCGGTGCTGGAACTCATGCGGCGGGGATTTCTCTGGGCCGCGCAAGGCAAACAATCCTGA
- a CDS encoding nicotinate phosphoribosyltransferase, with protein MNDRHHLTLHTDKYQINMMYAHWVQGTLNQRAVFEAYFRKLPFGNGYAVFAGLERIVRYMQELRFEEEEIAYLRTQEENYREEFLEELRNFRFTGQLDMVPEGTIVFPNEPLIRVEARVFEAQLIETAMLNFMNYQTLIATKASRIKRAAPNDLLLEFGTRRAQEADAALWGARAAYIAGFHATSNLRAGMLFGIPVQGTHSHAWVQGHDDEEDAFRQYAEALPDQVTLLVDTYDTLRSGVPNAIRVAKLLEAQGKRMMAIRIDSGDLAYLSQRSREMLAEAGLPYVRIVASGDLDENIIFDLKAQNAKVDVWGVGTQLITAADQPALGGVYKLVAREKDGREEPVIKLSGNPEKVTNPGRKELYRLVNRKTGKAEAGYLAMTDEDDVRNGETIRVFDPVHPYLSKHLDDYEAVPLLTPIFADGKQVYELPSLEEIRAYHERQLELFWPQYMRKLNPEVFRVSLSEKLWQLKADLMKQHQQFGK; from the coding sequence ATGAACGACCGACATCATTTAACCCTGCATACGGACAAATACCAGATCAACATGATGTACGCCCACTGGGTTCAGGGCACGTTGAACCAGCGGGCCGTTTTCGAGGCCTATTTCCGCAAGCTTCCTTTCGGCAACGGGTATGCCGTATTCGCCGGCTTGGAGCGGATCGTCCGCTACATGCAGGAGCTTCGCTTCGAGGAAGAGGAAATCGCGTATTTGCGGACGCAAGAGGAGAATTACCGCGAGGAATTCCTTGAGGAGCTTCGGAACTTCCGCTTCACCGGCCAACTCGACATGGTGCCGGAGGGGACGATCGTTTTTCCGAACGAGCCGCTGATCCGGGTCGAAGCCCGCGTGTTCGAAGCGCAATTGATCGAGACGGCGATGCTGAACTTCATGAACTATCAGACGCTGATCGCCACCAAGGCGTCCCGGATCAAACGGGCGGCGCCGAACGATCTGCTGCTGGAATTCGGCACGAGGCGGGCGCAGGAAGCGGATGCCGCGTTGTGGGGAGCCAGAGCCGCCTATATCGCCGGCTTTCACGCCACTTCCAACCTGCGGGCCGGCATGCTGTTCGGCATCCCGGTCCAGGGGACGCATTCGCACGCCTGGGTGCAGGGCCATGACGACGAGGAAGACGCGTTCCGGCAATACGCCGAGGCGCTGCCGGATCAGGTGACGCTGCTGGTCGACACCTACGATACGCTCAGAAGCGGCGTTCCGAACGCGATCCGGGTCGCGAAGCTGCTCGAGGCTCAGGGCAAACGCATGATGGCCATCCGGATCGACAGCGGCGACCTGGCGTATTTGTCCCAGCGTTCCCGCGAGATGCTGGCCGAGGCGGGACTGCCTTACGTGCGGATCGTCGCTTCAGGCGATCTGGACGAGAACATCATTTTCGACCTGAAAGCCCAAAACGCGAAAGTCGACGTCTGGGGAGTCGGCACGCAGCTCATCACGGCGGCGGACCAACCGGCGCTCGGCGGCGTCTACAAGCTCGTCGCCCGGGAGAAGGACGGCCGCGAAGAGCCGGTCATCAAGCTGTCCGGCAATCCGGAGAAGGTCACGAACCCGGGGCGCAAGGAGCTGTACCGGCTCGTGAACCGGAAGACCGGCAAAGCGGAAGCGGGCTACTTGGCGATGACGGACGAGGACGATGTCCGGAACGGGGAGACGATCCGCGTGTTCGATCCGGTTCATCCGTACCTGTCCAAGCATCTGGACGATTACGAAGCCGTTCCGCTGCTGACGCCGATTTTCGCGGACGGCAAGCAGGTATATGAGCTGCCCTCTCTGGAGGAGATCCGCGCGTATCACGAGCGGCAGCTCGAGCTGTTCTGGCCGCAATACATGCGCAAGCTGAATCCGGAAGTGTTCCGCGTGTCGCTCAGCGAGAAGCTGTGGCAGCTGAAAGCGGATCTGATGAAGCAGCACCAGCAATTCGGCAAATAG
- a CDS encoding NAD(P)/FAD-dependent oxidoreductase, which translates to MENKELLDVAIIGGGPAGLNAALVLGRAKKKAAVIDAGRPRNAVTREVHGFLTRDGISPSEFRRIAKEEIGAYPSVSFAADTAVSIAGADGRFRVETEQGQTFASKKILFTVGMKDRPLDVPGLAEVYGKSAFVCPYCDGWELRDQPLVIIHKGTELMHFAPVISGWTNRFTVCTNGPDELTDAEREELLLNGVPLYDSPIRHIDSSEGIVRQVILEDGTTVPCRGIFFKPNLVIGSDLPQTIGCEISEFGEIVVDEFGKTNIPGVYSAGDAASRMHQAIAAASRGAFVAAVINGALNTEAWRRNE; encoded by the coding sequence ATGGAGAATAAAGAACTTCTCGATGTGGCCATTATTGGCGGCGGACCGGCTGGATTGAACGCGGCCCTGGTGCTTGGGAGGGCAAAGAAAAAAGCGGCGGTGATCGATGCGGGCCGTCCCCGAAACGCCGTGACTCGCGAAGTTCACGGGTTTCTTACGCGCGACGGGATCAGTCCGAGCGAGTTTCGGCGAATTGCGAAGGAAGAGATCGGTGCCTATCCCTCCGTATCTTTCGCGGCGGATACGGCGGTGTCCATCGCGGGAGCCGACGGCCGGTTTCGAGTGGAGACGGAGCAAGGACAAACGTTCGCAAGCAAAAAAATATTGTTTACCGTCGGCATGAAGGATCGGCCGCTTGACGTTCCGGGACTTGCGGAGGTATACGGGAAGAGCGCTTTCGTCTGCCCGTATTGCGACGGCTGGGAATTAAGGGATCAGCCGCTTGTCATCATCCATAAAGGAACTGAGCTAATGCACTTTGCTCCCGTCATATCCGGATGGACGAACCGATTTACCGTCTGCACGAACGGACCTGATGAACTGACGGATGCCGAACGTGAGGAACTCCTGCTGAATGGAGTGCCTCTTTACGACTCGCCGATCCGGCACATCGACTCTAGCGAAGGGATCGTTCGTCAAGTCATCCTGGAAGACGGGACGACCGTTCCATGTAGGGGCATCTTTTTCAAACCGAATCTGGTTATAGGATCGGACTTGCCGCAGACGATCGGTTGCGAGATTTCGGAATTCGGGGAGATCGTCGTCGATGAATTCGGTAAAACGAACATTCCGGGTGTATACAGTGCCGGCGATGCAGCATCGCGAATGCATCAGGCCATCGCTGCGGCTTCAAGGGGGGCGTTTGTCGCCGCGGTCATCAACGGTGCACTGAATACAGAGGCTTGGAGAAGAAACGAATGA
- a CDS encoding MDR family MFS transporter: protein MTHTNVKMVTAGLLAALFIGALDVTVVATAMPKITEELQGMSLMSWVFSIYTLTTCVTTPIFGKLTDLFGRKMVFVIGIVFFVLGSILCGMAQSMTALVLFRALQGIGAGALNPVCFTIVGDIFPGEKRARMMGVFGSVWSIAGLLGPLVGGYFVDQVSWRWIFYINVPIGIVAAVLVVGFLHENFERKKKKIDYLGALTFTVALSSLMYALLSGGGDHPWDSGLIIGLFAVAVIFAALFLLVEKYAEEPMVPLSIFKIRVLNVVNVSGFLAFSVTTGVTIYAPIWIQSVLGHSATNSGFTVMPMSLAWPLAATIVGRIMYRVGIKASVVFGSVAVVAAGAWLTGLNVDSPYAFWVGIMIIFGFGMGFVSTPQTVIVQSVVGWEMRGVANASNSLMRSLGQTVGVAIFGTIFNHYVTSDPGTIPELTAGMHAVFVLLFAITAANLLTMAFLPSHGRIMEQQKSR, encoded by the coding sequence ATGACCCATACCAATGTCAAAATGGTTACCGCCGGCCTGCTCGCCGCGCTGTTCATCGGCGCGCTCGACGTTACCGTCGTGGCGACGGCCATGCCCAAAATTACCGAAGAGCTTCAGGGAATGAGCCTGATGAGCTGGGTATTCTCGATTTATACGCTGACGACGTGCGTCACCACGCCGATTTTCGGCAAACTGACCGACCTGTTCGGGCGCAAAATGGTGTTCGTCATCGGCATCGTCTTTTTCGTGCTCGGTTCGATCCTGTGCGGGATGGCCCAATCGATGACGGCGCTCGTGCTGTTCCGTGCCCTGCAAGGAATCGGCGCCGGCGCGTTGAACCCGGTCTGCTTCACGATCGTCGGGGACATTTTCCCCGGCGAGAAACGCGCGCGCATGATGGGCGTGTTCGGCTCCGTCTGGTCCATCGCCGGACTTCTCGGTCCTTTGGTCGGAGGTTATTTCGTCGATCAGGTGTCCTGGCGCTGGATTTTCTACATCAACGTGCCGATCGGTATCGTCGCCGCAGTTCTCGTCGTCGGGTTCCTGCACGAAAATTTCGAACGCAAAAAGAAGAAAATCGACTACCTCGGCGCCCTTACGTTTACGGTCGCGCTTTCCTCGCTCATGTACGCGTTGCTTAGCGGAGGAGGGGACCACCCTTGGGATTCCGGCCTTATCATTGGCTTGTTCGCCGTCGCGGTCATTTTCGCCGCCTTGTTCCTGCTCGTCGAGAAATACGCGGAAGAGCCGATGGTGCCGCTGTCGATTTTCAAAATCCGCGTCCTGAACGTGGTGAACGTCAGCGGGTTCCTCGCCTTCAGCGTCACGACCGGCGTCACGATTTACGCGCCGATCTGGATCCAGTCGGTGCTCGGCCATTCTGCGACCAATTCCGGCTTTACGGTCATGCCGATGTCGCTGGCTTGGCCGCTGGCCGCCACGATCGTCGGAAGAATCATGTACCGCGTCGGCATCAAAGCCTCGGTGGTGTTCGGATCGGTCGCCGTGGTCGCCGCAGGCGCATGGCTGACCGGGCTGAACGTCGATTCCCCGTACGCCTTCTGGGTCGGCATCATGATCATTTTCGGCTTCGGCATGGGGTTCGTGTCGACGCCTCAGACGGTCATCGTCCAGTCGGTCGTCGGCTGGGAAATGCGGGGCGTCGCCAACGCCTCGAACTCCTTGATGCGCTCGCTCGGGCAGACCGTGGGCGTGGCGATTTTCGGAACGATCTTCAACCACTACGTGACTTCCGATCCGGGAACGATCCCGGAGCTCACCGCGGGCATGCATGCGGTATTCGTGCTGCTGTTCGCGATTACGGCCGCCAATTTGCTCACGATGGCGTTCCTGCCCTCCCACGGCCGGATCATGGAGCAGCAGAAGTCCCGTTAA
- a CDS encoding LacI family DNA-binding transcriptional regulator, whose protein sequence is MTTRKEVAELAGVSEATVSRVLNGVGPMKESTRKRVLEAAERLGYHLNAVASSFARGRSGNLGVVMPHVPKVHLFSTYYFSELLSGIGGAVHERGYGLLLLFRNPAEVYDYVSLFRTLRVDGAIVLGASSLPSEMAGIREAAAEGLPCCVMDQHFADIRIGTVAADHVEGAYRAVKHLLGKGYRRIGFLNGSPQYSNSADRLTGYRKALAEAGIEPDDSLLYAGNYSWTSGNAAAEKIYADLDRLDALFVSNDRMAIGLMKGLRDRGCSLPEDLAIVAYDDSDAARFSEPPLTTVHVPFYDMGKLAAERVLDRILDAAEGEQEPICDVLEPRLVVRKSCGTTKEDSF, encoded by the coding sequence ATGACTACACGCAAAGAGGTGGCCGAGCTCGCCGGCGTTTCGGAGGCGACGGTATCGCGCGTCCTGAACGGCGTCGGGCCGATGAAGGAATCGACCCGCAAACGTGTCCTCGAGGCGGCCGAACGCCTCGGGTACCACCTGAACGCCGTCGCGTCGAGCTTCGCGAGGGGAAGAAGCGGAAACCTCGGCGTCGTCATGCCGCACGTGCCCAAGGTCCACTTGTTTTCGACGTACTACTTCTCCGAGCTCTTGAGCGGAATCGGGGGAGCGGTTCATGAGCGCGGCTACGGCTTGCTGCTGCTGTTCCGGAATCCGGCGGAAGTCTACGACTACGTTTCGTTGTTCCGAACGCTGCGGGTCGATGGCGCGATCGTGCTCGGAGCCAGCTCCCTCCCGTCCGAGATGGCGGGAATCCGCGAGGCCGCGGCGGAAGGATTGCCTTGCTGCGTCATGGACCAGCACTTCGCAGATATCCGCATCGGCACGGTCGCCGCGGACCACGTGGAGGGCGCTTACCGCGCGGTGAAGCACCTGCTCGGCAAGGGCTACAGGCGAATCGGATTCCTGAACGGCTCGCCCCAGTATTCCAACAGCGCGGACCGGTTGACCGGATACCGCAAGGCGCTGGCGGAGGCGGGCATCGAGCCGGACGATTCCCTGCTGTATGCGGGGAACTACAGTTGGACGAGCGGCAACGCCGCGGCGGAGAAAATCTACGCGGACTTGGACCGGCTGGACGCCTTGTTCGTGTCCAACGACCGGATGGCGATCGGCCTCATGAAGGGCCTTCGCGACCGCGGGTGTTCGCTGCCCGAGGATCTCGCGATCGTCGCTTACGACGATTCCGATGCCGCCCGGTTCAGCGAGCCGCCGCTGACGACGGTTCACGTGCCGTTTTACGACATGGGCAAGCTCGCGGCGGAGCGGGTGTTGGATCGCATTCTAGATGCCGCGGAAGGTGAACAGGAACCGATTTGCGACGTGCTCGAGCCCAGGCTCGTGGTCCGGAAGTCGTGCGGGACAACGAAGGAGGATTCGTTTTGA